In the genome of Larimichthys crocea isolate SSNF unplaced genomic scaffold, L_crocea_2.0 scaffold146, whole genome shotgun sequence, the window GAGCGAGCACGACAACCTGAACTTCATGTGAAACACGTGATGACCTCCGTCTCTCCCTGAAAAAACACTTCATCCTGTTTGAAATATGTCTGGATGcttttttacagaaataaaatgtgtgcgATTAATTTAGATTGATAATCACAGAGCCTTTAATTAACTTTTGTTTTACCAATTAATCAGATTACACCATAAACGCTCACACATCTTAACTCTGTATTTACTGAATATGaaagatgatttgattttaaaatcactGCTTGAATTCAGACGACCGTCACAGCTTCATATTTCAGAATCGGTGCTTTCAATACGTCTcgcaccttcatcatcatcatcttcaatTCTCTCCTGAATCTTTGCCtgatacaaatattttaaaatcagtaCGGTTGCATGAGACAGTCTGTCCGTCAGCATGTGTCCTCTCTGgtcaaaacaaaagagcaaaccTCTGTGAGAGAAGTTAAACGTGACGTATGTGGGACAGAGATGTGGCTCCACATTAACAAAGATCCAACGAGTCAAACTTGTGACCTAAAACACGACGAGCTGCTCGAAGAACTCTGCTGGGAAACCAAAGAATAAAGACAGCTGCTGGGTATTTATCTGCTACAAACGCTGCTCATCCCTTCTTTCCCTCCGCTCTCCAGATGAATCTAAAAAGGTCaacagacactgaaacaggGCAGAAGATGTTTCACCTTGACCAATAACGTCACAGCGGACTGCAAACATCAACACTCGCTGTCTGAATCCGCCTTCTTTAACCTCATGGAACATTTCACGATGTGTTTTCTCGTGCTGAGCCTCTTTATTGTAAAAACTCAGCCAAGTCCTGACAGCTTGAGTCTCTGCCTCTGCTATCTTTGTGTCGTACTGACCTCTTGTGGCGGCTCTGTGTTATTCTGCCGGAGCTGCTGGATGAGTTTGTCCTTCTCCGCCTGGCTGGAGAGAAGCTTCTGCAGCTGGACCTCCAGCGCTGCGACCAGagtgtctctctccttcctccacctctccatgGTCTGATCCTTCTCGGCCAGCTCGGACGACATGGACTcctgaaagagaaggaaagtGTTTGTGCAGAATATGCTCCAACattaatgtttgcatgttttcatcctCTTCTTACCAGCTGGCTCTGCTGTCGATTGTAGCGCTCCCTGTCTTCGACAAACTTCCTCATCTCCTGGTTCCTCTTGTCCTCGGCCTCTTTAGCCTGTCCGATCAGGGACAGCTTCTCCTCCAGCCACTTCTTACGCTCGGCCTGGTGCTTGTCTGTAaagagctgcacacacacaaaaaaaagaaggttgTTTCAAGTTAACTGTAAATCATTTGACATCAGAGGAACCTGAAGATATTCGTACCTTCAAGCTCTCCTGAGCCTGGGCAGCTTCCTGTTTGGCCGCTTTGAGCTCATCTGACGGATCGTCGACTTGATGGCGCGTGTTGTTCCCACggtcctgctgcagcagcatcgCCTTCAGTTTGTCCACCTCTGAACGGGTTAaagaatgaacacacacactcaaagacagAGGAAGTTCTCCAGTAGAACTTTAGTTATTCCACCTGATCTGAAGTTATAAGTAAACTCTGCTTCCTGCACACTTCACCCAGACAAAGCATTCTGGTCACTACTCTGCACACTGCGGCTCTGTCGCCTTAGAGACACAACTCTGACTTACTGACCTGATTCTGGGAtctaaataaaagtttttcatGTTCTTACCGCCGGACAGCTCCTGGATCAGGTTCAGTTTCTCCTCCAAGACCTGCTCCATCTGGTCCTGCGTCTCCTCCTGCTCCGTCAGAGCCAAACGCATGTCCTCCATCACACGCTCCTTCGCCTCCAGGTCTGTGAGAACAAAAAAGAGTTTACGAGGAGAACGCCACCCTGGCCTGCACACAGCAcacgcacaaagacacacatggtTTACCTTTGCAGGCCTTCTGGTAGAGCGTCTGGTCAGACTTGGTTTCAGATGATTGTTCCTGCAGGAAAGAAGCAGGAGAAGGTGAAGAGACGAAGATAAACCaacctgcacacaaacaggagGAGCTCGCTGCTTCTGATCTCACCGCTCTGAGCTGCTGGATGGTTCGGTCTCTGTTGGCGACGTCGGCCTGAAGCTGCTTCTTCACTTTCTCCACGTCGCACAGCTTCTGCCTCaaactcttctcctcttctctcatgGTCGAGATCTTCGGGACAGGAAAGTCACAAACAACGTTTATACAACATTGAACATGTCGCGTTCCCCTTTCGTCTTCCAGAAGGTCCGTTTCTCTCACCTCCTTCTGGACCTGCTGGATCTGCTTCTTGTAGTCGGCCAGTTTCTCTCGGAGGTCTGACGTGTCGTCCTCTTTCCTCTGAAGGTCGAGGCTGAGGCGCTTGGCTTTCTCCGACTCCTGCTTGGCGTTTTCCTTCAGTCTGAACGAGAGAAGATAAAAATGAActgatgaaatgtgtttcataaCATCCAGCTCGAGTTTAAAGACCGATGGAGTCcattagtttgacattttagataTTAAACATATTAGAGAGAGAAGGTTCATAACCATCAAACCATTTATCAACCATTTCACAACGTTCTTTAACTGTTCTTTCATCGTTTGCTGGCTTTTCCACCAGCgagaatttatgggaataaaccgTAAACTTAAATattgggaaaatatattttatcatcttgactaaaacagccagatttcctgcaggtccacttaAATATCTGCTCGTAGTCGACGTGTCTTGGTCTTTAAGAACTTTCTGGATCAgacaaaacttattttaaactGATTTCAGAGTATTCTCGTATCGTCTCATCGGGGGAATATTGAACATTTCTTTATGGATTTAAGGATAAAACAGTGAATGTCTTCAGTGTGTGGGACTTACCTGCTGATCTCCTCAGCTTTCTTCTCCAGCTCTGCGTCTTTCTGAGCGATGGCTTCATGTGCCACAGCCAGCAGCTCCCTGCGCCTCTCCACCTCCCTGCGCCGGGCCTCCTGGACCGCctggctctcctcctcctcctgccgcTCTCGCGCCTCCTGCAGGCTCTTCTGCAGCGACGTTACCTGCGTGGCCTTTTCCTGCAGCTGTTTCTGCAGATCTGCgagcttctcctccagctgaacGTCCGTTTTGCTGGCGGCCTCCTCAGTTCCTTCCAGGGTGGAGACCTTCGCCTTCAGGGATGCGACCTCGCTCTGGAGATCGGAGTTCAACCTCTTGAGATCTTCAGCAGAGCTGGACGAACGTCGAGCTTCTTCCACTTCAGCCCTGAGCAGCTCGACAGTTTGCTCCTGCTCGCTGAGCTTCAGCTTGAGATCATCTAAAAGTTTGCCGGAGGTCGTTTCCTGCTcgctcagtttgtgttttaactcctccagctgctgcttctcgttGAGCTGCTTCTCTGAGGCTTCCTCGAGTTTCGCTCTCAGCTGTTCGACCTCTTCTTTGGAAGCGCGTTGTTGGCGTTCGAGCTCTGATCGGAGCTCCTCCAGCGGTCGCTGCGATTGCTCCTCTTGCTCCTGAAGCTTCTTCCTCAGCTCTTCAACTTGATGTTTTGAAGCCACTTCTTGTTGATTCAGcttctccagctgctgctcggAGATCTGCTGTTTCTGCGCCAGCTGTTCTTCTGCCTGCGCTAACTCACGCTGCAGCTCCAACATTTGTGCGAGCGTGCTCTcgtgtttctccttctcctcggCCAGATTCTTCTGAAGCTCTGACAGACGAAGATCGTTGAGACCTCTGGATGATCCCGAGGTCTGCACCTCCTGTTTCAGGGTCTGAACTTCCTGCGTCAGGGTGTGGATCAGGGACGTTTTCTCCTGGATCTCCTCGGAGAGTTTGTCCAGTTGTGCCTGAGAAGTTTGGAGTTGGGCTAACACTCGTTCGGCTCGCTCCGTCTCCGCAGTCACCTGCCGCTTTGAGGCTTCCAGTTTGTCAGTCAgctctctgacttcctgtcgAAGTGCCTCGCCCTCCTGTCGCCTCTTTTCCGTCTCCTCAACCAGCCGGCTGATCTCCTTCCTGTCCGCCTCCACCTCTTTGCGGCTCCTCTCTTCAGCAGCGAGCACGTCGTCTCTGCTTCGCTTCTCGTCTTCGAGCGCTGCGACGGCTTCTTCCTTGACTCTCCTCTCGGCTTCGAGGGCCGCCGCCGCGTTCTCATTCACACGTCTTTCTTCTTCGAGGGATGCGAGCatctcctctttgtttctcttcagctcCCCGAGCGTGGCGAGGGCCTCCTCCCTTGCTTTCCGCTCCTCCTCTAAGGACGCCAGGGCCTCCTCTTTTCCCATAGTCTGATACTCCAAAGCAGCGATGGCATCTTCTCtgcctttcttctccttctcgaGGGCAGCCAACGCCTCCTGGGTGACAGAAGTATTAATTAATATCGATGAAACGGAGATGAGTCTAGCAGTGAACTAAACATACACAGACTGTAAATGATGGAGGAGTAAGGGTATGTTCGGTATCCTTCAGTTGGAAGTCTATTGGATCAGATGAAATGTATGCAGACACTGTTCAGCTGAAGTCCGACATCTCTGTGGAAACACCCGAATATGTCACTGAACAGACTTGAAGGTCTCTGAAGACCTGCAGCTGTACTTCCAATCAGCATCTTCCTAACTAATGAGCAGAGCTTCTTTGTACCAGTTACCAAACTCAGAAGGACTTCTGATCATACCTGCATCACCTCAACCAGAACCGGCCTACACCCAATGCCACAGAGCTCTTCGCTGAGGGCTATGAGGACAACCTGGAGTCTCAGACACTCACCGTACCCACAGACTGTACATAAGTAGAGAATACAGGATTCAATGAGCATTTAAGTCAAATAAAAgaagctgcagctgtcagagTCTGAGGAAAAGTTTGTGCACCGATTGATGCCGAAGCTAAACGATGTTCTGGTGCTGACGCAACtgtaaaacattattattgagACAGCATCATGTTGTATTATCTCAGGTATGAGTCAGCCCGGCTCTATAACGAACGCTGTGAAAGGAATTAACCTCAGAGTGATTTAGTGGAGATGCTCGTTTGTCTCCATCACGTGCTCCTCACCTGCAGCCGCTCTCGGTCACGTGATCCCCCCTCCTCGCCCGGCTCGAGCGCCCTCTGCAGGTCGCCCACTTGTTTCTCCAGCTGGGCGACCTGCGACGACTTCTCCTGGAGCTGAACGAGGAGCCTGTTTTTCTCCTCGTCCTCGCCTTTGCCTGGGAAATTAAAAGCGATATTAAGTATCCAAAGGTCAGTTTGGGAACACGCCACAGagctttggctttttttttttacccttgtGTTTGTGAACCATCTGCTGGTGCTCATTCAGCTCCAGCACcttcctctccagctcctccaagGCGCCTCTCGCGTCTCCCCGAGCTCCTGCTCGGCCCGAACACAGACATTTATGAGCAGCCTCGGCGGCCTTCTTCATGCCTGCAAATTCGGAGGAGTCCAGAGATTTGTCCTGcggggaggaaggaagaaaacatCACGGAAATTAGTCGGGGATATTAGCGAGCACATCGCCACATCCGGGTTTGACGCCCTGAGGCCAGACTCCTGGAACGAGATGCTTAACAAACGCCTGCTGGAGTGGCTGCAGACAAATATCCTCTGGTAATCAACACGGGAGGTCAAAAAGGAGGTCAAATAAGACGTCTGTCCTCGTGTGAAATGTTAAGAAACTTTGCTCCCACCTTGAATTAAGTCAGTCCGACAGGAGTCATCGTGAAGCAGGTCAACGACAGGTTAAATTCAAGTGCAGCTCAAAAATCTTGTCACgaaaaaaacaatctgagagatttatattaatattcatgagtCTCGTGTTACCATGGCGAGTGCATCTGGACCGGGACGAGCGGTGGACATTTTGTCGATGAGGTTCTTGAAGATCTCCAGCCTCCTCTCCGCTCGCTCCTCCaggatctctctctccctcgccaGCCGCTCACTGAGCACAGAAGACGTTTGTATAAATCAAAACTTTCACAGACGTGAAGAgaggaatattaaaaaaaatgtcttactGGTAGTCGGTCTGCATCTCAGAGAAGAGCTCTGAGAACTCTCTGCTGATCTCCTCTCTGACTCGCGCCTCCATCAGGAGGCCCTCCGCTCGCTCCTTCTTCAGCTGGACCTGTAGCTgcttcagcagctccacctgGCTCTGACAGACGACACAGAAGAacacgttagctcagtttgttaagcTGTAcgtgatggcagaggagaagaggacgaGGACCGACCTGGTGCATCTTTTTACCGATGACAATCTTCTCATCATTTTCATCGCCGGCCTCCTCGACGCTGCTCTGGTCCATCGTGTCCTCCATCAGGCTCCTTTCTTCCTCACACTCGGCGTCTTCATCCTCCTGGACGGAAGATTTGAATAAACACTCAGTGAAGGTTTCTGTAACAACATGTGATAACCTGGACATCCACCTCACCTGTACATCCTCTAGGCTACTATCCCAGCCAATCAGggagctcctcctgctgccccGAAGAGCCTTCCTCTCAGCGTTGTCGATGATGAACGATACCTCACTGGCGGACCTCTGGGACGTGGAGGGAACGGGCCTGGTGGACAGAACCACAATCTGGAAACAGACGGGAAAGAAACACAGCCGTCTTTATCTTTAACTATTCCAACAGAGGGAACGCTTGGAGAGAGAAACTGAAGACGTATGAACACCTTCTGTGCCACAGCAGAGAACTTGAGGACGTTGAGGGTCTCGTCGTACATGGAGGCGCACTGGTTGATGTTGACGATCATGCAGGCTTTACCTCGACCGCAGAAGAAGCCCTGCAGGTAGTGGGTCAGCTTGCTTTCTCTGAAGGGAACATGCTGCAGCAGCCTGAGGGagggagcagacagacagccggCGTTGATACATCTGCATCACTcagacgcagagagagagaatgacgGACACGTGATGATCTCACTTGGCCTGCTGATTGTGTCTCAGAGCGTTGATGCATTTTCCCAGGATGAGCAGCGACGTGTTGATGTTGCCCGCCTCTTTCAGACGCTCGCCTTTATTTTGGGTCTTGGCGCATCGCTCCGAGCCGGCCAGGTCGCACAGACTCAACCTGAGGTCACCGAACATGTTTATCCACGTTAGACAAACTAAAGCAGCAGGGCTGTCAACGAGTATGCTAAAGGCCCTTAGTTCATTTACTTGTTTTGtaatgtgtaggtgtgtttgaaataaaaatacttatACAAGTAGTTACGTCTCGTATTAGCTTGTCCTCCTGTTATTCACATAATGTGCAGATCTAGATATTCGAATGGTTcaaacctgtgtgtttttttttaagagcgAATATTCAGGCTTCACACTCGTGTTCAACACTTAAAGTTTCACTCACTCGCTGACTGTGTGGACCCTCGGAGTGCCGATGTCTTCAATCCTCAAGATGCGAATGGAGAAAATGCTGTGGCTGCACAAAGAAGAAACCCAAACAGAGTTCAGCAACtttcaatcaataaaaacaagaaataagcACGAAAAAACTTCTGGGAATCAGCTCAAAGTCTTAGTTTTCAGATAGTGAGCGACTGAGGGAGTAGAAATATTCTCATGTTTACAgcgacaacaacaaaatgtcagaacagACGTGAACTGAACGTCGTCCCGAGCAGTCTGCAGTGAAGAGTTTGTTGATACAACTTCTTTTACTCCACATGCTGCacctgtgtttctttgtggttgcAGGTAAAGTTGGTGAATGAATTTGAAAGAAACTTTGAGCTGAATATCTGGACATGGTACCAGCCGTCGTCCTCACCTCCTGCTGGACAGCTGGTTGAGTcgggtggaggagaagctctGGTTCTTCTTGCCCAGCTTCATCACCTTGTACGCCTCTTCTGCACTGTTCACCTGAACCCACCGCAGATCTGaagacacattcacagacacaggACATTCACATAAACTGACTTTTAAAGTGCAGACGCTCATTTTACTGTATTCTTAAACGACCTTTCACGAAGGCGTTGCCCTTCACGTCTTGCGACAAACGCAGTGCAGTTCTCCTCGGGGCTCCGCTGGGCACCGCCTCCAGGAGGTCGTGAATGTTCTCGTTGTAGATTTCACAGAAAGAAACCCAAACAGAGAACTTAGTGTGCGCCTCTGCCTCCAGGCTGATTCGGTCCTCTGCCGTGACGGTCATGCCGAGCATGGAGGAGCCTGCAACAGAGCCCGGCATCAAGTGTaagaacacacactctgataCACTTCAGGATgttttacagacagttacagcgGGAACAAGAAGTATCGTCACCATTTGTCTCAGCAAACATTTTTCTAAAGGTGTTATTGACATGAAATCTCCACCAGATGTTGGTAACAACCCAACTAACCCACACATACAAAGAAACCAACACAAATAAGCTCAGGCATGAAGTTATGTGGCCACACAGGGAACATCTCACGAGGGGTAACGTCTCAAGACGTTTGCAGCCTTCTTGTTGTAGAATATACTGCTGGCATTGGTTTCATCATTTCACCATAAAACGGCCTCGACCAGGCGCTCCTCGCAAGATTTCTGACACAGCAGCGAGAAGAATTATCAGAAGAGTCGAGGACCATCTGTGGAGAGCTTCAGAAAAAGCTGGAATCAAGCAGGTACAATGgtttcaaagaaaacaacaagtaATGCACTGTGCATCACCATGGCCTGTATGCAAGACTCCTCTGCTGAAGAAGCAGCACGTTGAAGCTCGTTCGCTGCTCGGACCGCGTTTGGAGGACAGAACGCACCAACAGTGAAGTCTGGAGGTGGGAACATGATGGTGTGAGCACATAGTACTGACAAACTTCATGTGActgaagagaggaggaatgagaAACAACTTGAATCCAGTTGAAAAACTATGGAAAGAACTGAAGATCAGAGTTCACAGACGAGGAACCTTCAAGATTTGAAGACCAAAATCACACGTGAGCAACGCATGCACTGGCGTCCTGATGCTGTGATCACCAACAAAGGCTTTCATATGAAGTGTTATCTATGGATTTGATGCATGGTATGTGTATGTATGGATTAGTTGGGTTGTGAC includes:
- the kif20ba gene encoding kinesin-like protein KIF20B isoform X2, yielding MEPSPNNNNNNNHHHHQADRQVEQVQVDDLKRDLSSEFSPSPDAQVFTDVTQHSSIEEREHLQVYLRIRPFTSAESDNGESQDCVTIEPPDTVLLKHPSLSLSARLSADRSLAQTGQRFQFSQVYGPETTQGELFQGTVKDLVKDVLEGGNSLVFTYGVTNAGKTFTFLGPDADAGILPRSLDVIFSSIDERVFTETTVKPHRCHEFTRLSRTQQAEEAAFKRNLFRQLKESEKSNISLLNSTNKTLLEGSSMLGMTVTAEDRISLEAEAHTKFSVWVSFCEIYNENIHDLLEAVPSGAPRRTALRLSQDVKGNAFVKDLRWVQVNSAEEAYKVMKLGKKNQSFSSTRLNQLSSRSHSIFSIRILRIEDIGTPRVHTVSELSLCDLAGSERCAKTQNKGERLKEAGNINTSLLILGKCINALRHNQQAKLLQHVPFRESKLTHYLQGFFCGRGKACMIVNINQCASMYDETLNVLKFSAVAQKIVVLSTRPVPSTSQRSASEVSFIIDNAERKALRGSRRSSLIGWDSSLEDVQEDEDAECEEERSLMEDTMDQSSVEEAGDENDEKIVIGKKMHQSQVELLKQLQVQLKKERAEGLLMEARVREEISREFSELFSEMQTDYHERLAREREILEERAERRLEIFKNLIDKMSTARPGPDALAMDKSLDSSEFAGMKKAAEAAHKCLCSGRAGARGDARGALEELERKVLELNEHQQMVHKHKGEDEEKNRLLVQLQEKSSQVAQLEKQVGDLQRALEPGEEGGSRDRERLQEALAALEKEKKGREDAIAALEYQTMGKEEALASLEEERKAREEALATLGELKRNKEEMLASLEEERRVNENAAAALEAERRVKEEAVAALEDEKRSRDDVLAAEERSRKEVEADRKEISRLVEETEKRRQEGEALRQEVRELTDKLEASKRQVTAETERAERVLAQLQTSQAQLDKLSEEIQEKTSLIHTLTQEVQTLKQEVQTSGSSRGLNDLRLSELQKNLAEEKEKHESTLAQMLELQRELAQAEEQLAQKQQISEQQLEKLNQQEVASKHQVEELRKKLQEQEEQSQRPLEELRSELERQQRASKEEVEQLRAKLEEASEKQLNEKQQLEELKHKLSEQETTSGKLLDDLKLKLSEQEQTVELLRAEVEEARRSSSSAEDLKRLNSDLQSEVASLKAKVSTLEGTEEAASKTDVQLEEKLADLQKQLQEKATQVTSLQKSLQEARERQEEEESQAVQEARRREVERRRELLAVAHEAIAQKDAELEKKAEEISRLKENAKQESEKAKRLSLDLQRKEDDTSDLREKLADYKKQIQQVQKEISTMREEEKSLRQKLCDVEKVKKQLQADVANRDRTIQQLRAEQSSETKSDQTLYQKACKDLEAKERVMEDMRLALTEQEETQDQMEQVLEEKLNLIQELSGEVDKLKAMLLQQDRGNNTRHQVDDPSDELKAAKQEAAQAQESLKLFTDKHQAERKKWLEEKLSLIGQAKEAEDKRNQEMRKFVEDRERYNRQQSQLESMSSELAEKDQTMERWRKERDTLVAALEVQLQKLLSSQAEKDKLIQQLRQNNTEPPQESGGDGGVVAELQAALSEKEAEIRRLKEELEASTAEQEEAVTQTKCTESPAIVVEKPQNEAVNRKSGGRRDTRVSVSSQGSAGCPSVLDSSEISTENGRASRFPRPELEISFSPLQPNRMALRRQGEENSVTVKITRSARKRKSGEMEKSHIFRRSKRRTTREEEVEAENRRNTRTKLTPKLTPHREETSSPAGSHGSQSSIRSRKEGALQKIGDFLQSSPTLLGTKAKKMMSLVSGRGDADSAASSSSSSSLSLRAKKNKRKLYRPEISSPMDMPPHPILSREPEEKESDHLIIKRRLRSRMAK